CTTTTCCTGCACATTTGGCAGGCTGCCGATCGGTTCGCCTAATGAAGCAGGTTCATAAGCGGTCGCAAAAGCAGTGGCGTCTTCAAGAGCCGCACCTGCAATCCCGATATAGCACGCCGGGATATGCAGAAGCCAGCTCATTGGCGGCTTGGCATCGGCTTCTTTTCCATCCTTCAGCAGGTAGCGCTCAGGCACTTCAACCTGATTCATTACAAGATCGTGGCTTGCCGTACCATGCATCCCGATACTGTCCCAGGATTCTCGAATCGACACACCTTTAGCATCCCCAGGGATAATAAAGGTTCCGACCTGTTCAGTTCCTGCAATCACCGCGGTGACGAAAATGTAATCAAGCATCGGTGCAAGTGAAGTATAGGATTTCTCACCTGTAATTTCCCAGCCTGATGCTGTTTTAACAGCCGTCGTTTTCGGAAGCGCTCCTCTTGCAGGACTGCCTGCACCTTTTTCAGTGGCGGCCGTATTTACAATGGCACCGTTTTTTATTTTCTCCAGGATAAAATCGGCTGCTTCCTTTTTCCAGTGACGTCTTTCACTGAATTCAAGCAGCGTACCAGTATGCCAACCAATGGAGAGCGCAGTTGCACCGCTCCCTTTTGCGATTGCTTCCTGACCAAGTACGAGTTCGTAAAGCCCTTCTCCCTGACCGCCGAATTCCTTTGGCAGCGTCAATGTTGAATAGCCGTGATCAATCAGTTCTTTTATATTTTCTTCTGGATAAGCATTTGGTTCATCAAGTAAATGTTCACGTTTTTTAAATGAAGGAATGAGTCTGTTCAAATCAGCCAGCATTCTCTTCTGTGCATCTGTTTTTGTAAAATCGTACACACACATCACTCCTGCGTTTTCGTATAAGTTTACAGGACGTTCTTTTTAACACCAACCAATCTGCTCGGAAAATCACGCATGATACGCTGCTGGTTTTGTATCTTTTGCAAGCAGTTTCGTGAGGGCAAGCTGACTTTGCGGCAGCGACAGATTAACAATCGTACCGGTAAAAAATGCAATTAGAATCGTTCCGATACCGACAGGACCACCTAATAGCCAGCCTATAGCGAGTGCCACAATCTCAATACTGCGGCGTACTTTAGACACATTCCACCCCGTTTTTCTCACAATCATCATCATAATCGTATCTCGGGGCCCCTCACCAAGATTTGCAGATACATATATTCCTACACCATAACCTGATACAATAATGCCTGCCAGTAAAATAGCAGTCGCTCCGACGATAGACTGCGGCTCCGGTATCAGCCAGTTAAAGAAATCAATAAATACTCCGATTAACAGCATATTCAAAATTGCACCAATGCGTGGCGGCTTTTTCGTCATTAATACCGTTAATCCAATGATCAGTGCACCAACTAAAATGGCCCATGTCCCGACAGTCAGGCCAAACTGCTGGAACAATCCGACATGCAGCACGTCCCACGGTCCGATACCAAGCTGCTGACCCTTAATTGTCAGGGTAATGCCAAGCCCTAATATCACAAGACCTGTCAGGAAAAAGCTCCAGCGCAGCGTCTTTTCTCTTTTGTTCATATATAATCCTTCTTTCATTCAATCAATCTTATTTTCACTTAGACTACTTTAACATATTTAATATTTTTTTGGTTGATGTGGGGTTTGGGGTGCCGGATATGGCGGGTTCGGCGGAAAACGTGTAATGTTCGGGGAATGACGATTGGTGTTCAGCGGTAAATCATCAATGTTCGGAGGATAAGCGGTTACGTTCGGCGTTTAACCAGACTTGTTCGACGCTTAGTGAAAATATACCTATGTCCCCTTCCTTTTTCCACAAAAAAATCTGCCCTGCTAAGAGGACAGATTTTATTTCAAGTTATACTGTAAAGCCTGCCGGTGCGTCTTTTACAACGACGATGACTTTACCTTCATCGAGTTTTTCTTCTAACGTTTCAGCTTCTGATGCTGTGAAACCAAGATCCTTGAACTGGTCACGCAGCTCATCGCCTTTTTTACTGAAAATATTTTTTGCTTTCGTTGCGAATCCGCCTGGCGTATTTGCGTCAGCGTTGTCCGCAATTCGTTTTGTACGGTCATCATCATGTGTCACGACGTAGATCGTATCCTCGTTAACACCTTTTGCTTTAATGGAGCCAATTGCATTTACTACTTCCTCATCGTTTGTGAACTCTTTGTAAAATAGACTCATGCTTATCTCCTCCTGGTTAATTGCTGTAAATTGCTCTACAAAACAACTCTACCCGGCAGGAGAAATAGTTAAACTTTCGAAACTTTTTTATGAGAGTATCACGAAAGCTCCATCCGTGATACGACTGAGGTCTTCAGGATTTATTTCAATTTGTTTACCAATCTGCCCAGCGCTTACCAAAATCGATTGATGCATGTTTGCAGTCTCATCTATAAATGTTGGAAACTGCTTTTTCATCCCGATTGGAGAGCATCCGCCTTTTATGTAACCTGTAATATGCTGAAGGCTTTTCATCGGAATCATCTCTACCTTCTTTTCCCCTGCTGCAGCTGCTGCTTTTTTAAGATTCAGCTCGCGGTCAACCGGGATGACAAAAACATAGTATTGCTTTGACGTTCCTTGAGCAACAAGGGTTTTAAAAACTTCATCCGTTTTTCTTCCGACCTTTTCAGCAACTGACACACCGTCTGTCAGGCCGTCCTTTGAATCGTATTCGGTTGTACCATAGGAAATAGATGCAGCATCCAGTATTCTCATTGCATTAGTCTTCCCTTTCGCCATGACCAAACGCCCCTTTTGTGTTTTCTGATTATTTTTATTTTACACGAATCCGGCTAAACCGTTTTACAATTTTCACTTAAGGCTCTATGATTATTTTGGATAGCGAAATAAAATTCCTTTAATAAACGCAGCTGATTGGAGCTTCAGGGGGACGCTTTCCGCGGCCGGGCGGTGAGCCCCTCCAGCTTCGCCGTATGTTCTCACCTGTCCCTTTTCCGCCGCTGGAGTCCCCGCCTTCCGTTCCAATCATCTGCTTTAAAAGTATTATTTAACTTTGTGGCACATTAAATCTTAGTTAATATTCATTTTATAATTCGTACCCAGCTGCCTCTTGGAGTGGGGAACGGAGACTCCCGCCCCAGGAAAGTACAGGTGAGACCCCGCAAGCGGAGCTGAGGAGGCTCACCGGCTGGGGGCAGGAAAGCGCAGTTCCCCACGGAAAGAGGCAGCGGTTGTCAAATTCCATCTTTACAAAACAGAAAGTAAGAGGTTTTAACATGACAGATATAAAAGAAGTTCCTGATAGTCAGAAGAAAAAGCTGACTTTTTTAATTTGTTTAATACTCGCGTTTACGGTAATGAATGGGACAATGTTCAACGTGGCGATTCCGGATATCGCTGCAGATTTTGGTTTGTCCCCTTCACAGGTCAGCTGGGTGCTGACCGGCTATATATTGGTGTTTGCGATCGGATCGCTAATGTATGGAAAGCTTGCTGATTTGTTTGCGATCCGTACTTTGTTTACAATTGGGATTTCCTTTTTTGCGATCGGTTCATTAATTGGATTTTTATCGCCTAACTTTGCCACTTTAATTGTCGCAAGAATATTTCAGGCGATGGGGGGTGCGAGTATTCCGGCACTTTCATTCATTATTCCGGCAAGGTTTATGCCTTCAAGCCGCGGTAAAGTGTTTGGATACGTGGCATCGACGGTTGCATTCGCTTCCGGTGTAGGACCGATTGTCGGTGGATTAATTGGCGGCGTGCTGGATTGGCGCTTTTTATTTATTTTATCGATGATGTCTGCGCTGTCGATCCCGCTTTTCAGAAAGTGGCTGCCGATTGAGGAACGCCGAAAAGGAAGTATTGATATTCCCGGTGCTATTTTAATCGCAATTACAGTTGCGAGTCTGCTGTTTGTCATTACAACATATACGTTATGGATTCTTGCTGTGACGGCGGTTGCCGGAGGGTTGTTTATCTGGTGGACGTTAAAGGCAAAAAATCCGTTTATCCAGCCGGCTATTTTGAAAAATAAGCGCTATACTGTGACTGTGCTGACAAGCTTTTTCGGCACGTCATGCCTGTTCGGACTGATCTTCATCATCCCGATCATGCTGCGTGATTTAAATGCTTTATCTACGATTGGTATTGGCTTAGTTCTCTTTCCTGGCGCCATTATTTCAGGCTTTCTCGGTCAGTATGGCGGGCGTGTCATTGATAAGCGCGGTGGTGTGCCGGTTGTGATTACTGCACTGCTGCTGATTGCAGGCGGTTGCCTGCTTATTTCAACATTTGCCGGCAGTCAAGCGTGGATTATCTCAATTTGTATGCTGGTAGCCTACCTCGGCTTCCCGCTTGTACAGAGTTCAACTGCTGACATTCTCTCTTCTACGCTTAGCCGTGAGGAAAATGGGGTAGGCATCGGACTGTTCAACCTGCTGAACTTTATGGGTGGAGCATTTGCAAGTGCGATCTTTGGAGCCGTTCTTGAGATCCAGGGTGTGACGCTGAGACTGAACCCGTTTTCTTCAAGTGGTGATAACGTTATTTACAGTAACCTCTTTCTCGTATTAACGCTTCTTGCAGCTGCGAGTGTGACGTTCTTTATGATTTTTTATAAGCAAGCTTCTGCTAAGGGTGCGGAAGTGATCTGACATATTTCAGGCGACTCACTGGGGACGGAGTTGTGTGGTTCATTTTTAGAATGATTACAAAAATGGATCACTTAACTCCGTCCCGGCTGTGCCGCTACCCCCAAAAAAGCGTTTCCCTCCACCGAGGAGAGAAACGCTTTTTCTTATAGCTTCAGGTTTTTCAGGGCATCTGCCAGTGCTGTGTTCACTGGCTCTTCTTTGTCCTGCTTTTTCATGTATTTCTTAACGTCCTGTTTACCTGCTTTGTTTTTCTGGTTTTCTTTACGGCGTTTCTGGAAGGCGTCCATTTTTTCGCGGTAGCCGCAGACGCAGCTGAATGTCTGTGCATCGCCTTCCCCGCGCAGGTCCATTTTCTTTTTACATTTTGGACAGCGCGCGTTTGTTTTCTTGGCGATATTTTTACGATGGCCGCATTCACGGTCCTGGCAGACAAGCATTTTGCCATTCTTTCCGTTTACTTCAAGCATCAGCTTGCCGCAGTCAGGGCAGTGGGTACCTGTCATATTGTCATGCTTGTATTGCGCTTTGCTGTTTTTAATTGAGCGCACCACATCTTTGGAGAACTGCGTCATTTCGCTCATAAATGCCTGCTGCTGCAGCTTCCCGTCAGCAATTGCAGACAATTTCTGCTCCCACTCAGCTGTCAGTGCCGGCGATCTTAATTCTTCCGGAACAAGGTCAAGCAGCTGGCGTCCCTTTGATGTAAGGAAAATATCGTTGCCCCGCTTTTCGATTAAAAAGCCGTTAAACAGTTTTTCAATAATGTCTGCACGTGTGGCAACTGTACCTAGCCCGCCGGTTTCTCCGAGCTTTTCAACGAGTTCTTTCTTTTCCCCCTGCATATACGCTTTCGGGTTTTCCATCGCTGACAGGAGTGTTGCTTCATTGAATCTTGCAGGCGGCTGAGTTTCCCCGGTTGTGATACTGACGCTCTGGACCTTAAGGCGGCTCCCTTTTTCAACGTCAGGCAGTGCCGCATGCTGTTCATCTTCACTTTGATCCAGCTCTTTAAAACCAAGCTTGATTGGAATATTTCCTTTAGCGGTAAAGGTTTCACCGCCGATTTCTGCTGTAACGACTGTCTGCTCGTATTCATAAGGAGGCATCAAAACAGCGAGAAACCGCTCAGCAATCAGGCTGTAGATTTTCCATTCGCGGTCATTGAGCTTTTCAATCCGCAGCGTCTCCTCCGTCGGAATAATCGCATGGTGATCAGATACTTTTGCGTCATTGATAAAGCTGCCTGCTTTAATCGGCTTGCGCAACAGTTTTACAACATGTGGCGCGTAAGGCTGCACCTTCATCCCTTTCAGACGGTCAGCAAGCGTCTCCGTCATATCAGATGACAGAAAGCGCGAGTCTGTTCTAGGGTACGTGACGAGCTTATGCTGTTCATATAATTTCTGGAGGATGGAAAGCGTCTCTTTTGCTGAAAAATGATAGCGTTTGTGCGCATCACGCTGCAGCTCAGTCAGGTCGTATAAAGGCTTTGGATACGTCTTTTTAGGCGTCTTTTTTACATCCTTAATGACCAGTTCATGACCTTTTGTCTTCACAAACAGATTATCCGCTTTTTGCTGATCAAACGTTTGATTGGTTTTTCCATCTGTCCATTTCAGCGTTAATCCATCCGCTTTTGCCTGCAGTCCGTAAAACTTTTTCGGCTTAAACTGTTTAATTTCTTCTTCACGCATCGCAATCATGGCAATCGTTGGTGTCTGCACACGGCCTGATGATAGCTGTGCATTAAACTTTGTTGTCAGTGCGCGCGTTGCATTGATCCCGACAATCCAGTCAGCCTCTGCACGTGCGACAGCTGAATGATAAAGTGGTACGTATCGGTCGCCGCCCTTTAAATTTTTGAAGCCTTCACGAATCGCTTTATCAGTTACCGATGAGATCCATAGACGCTTGACCGGTTTATTTACTCTTGCCTTTTCTAAAATCCAGCGCGCAACCAGTTCCCCTTCACGCCCTGCATCGGTTGCAATGACGATCTCACCAACGTCGCCGCGCGTCAGCTGACTTTTTACTGATTGAAACTGCTTGCCTGTTTTTTTAATGACTACAAGCTTCATTTCTTTTGGTAAAATGGGCAGGTCTTCAAGGCGCCATGATTGATACTGGTCACCATAATGATCCGGGTCTGCATGTGTCACCAAATGACCGAGTGCCCATGTAACGATATATTGATCTCCTTCAAGATAACCGTTTCCTTTTTTATGACAGTTCAGTACGCGTGCAATATCGCGGCCAACTGACGGCTTTTCAGCCAGTACAACTGTTTTCTTCATTGTTAAATCCGTCCTTTTTTGAGTTGAATTCTGTAAGTGAGTATAACATATCTGAGAGGGTGGGGTTGTGTGCAGGCGTTCCGTGGAGATTGATACAATGTTGAGGTGGAAAGCGACATCTCGCCGGGTGTATCGATACAAATCCAGGCAGAACCACGACAATTCCACGCAGAACCGCTACAAATCCAGCAAAAACACAGACATTTGCCCCGCCCCCCTCACTATACCCCGTCTCCAAACTTAAAAATCCGGAAGACGCATCACTGCATCTTCCGGATCCTATTACTTATCACCATTTAGCTTCTGTTTGACCTTCTCGACTTCTTTTGTCTGAGCCGTCAGCCTGATCAATGTATCTCCAGGGTTGATCACTTCCTCCCAGTCTTTAACGAAAGGTTCAAAGTGACCCGACTTGTTCAGAACACCAATCAGGAAGTCATCCCCGTTTATTTCTTCTTTATATTTATCATACGTATATTGCTCTGTAATCTGCGTACGTCTGAATACATGGCCGTTATCGACGCGACGAATCAGTTCCTGCAGCGTTGCTTTTTCATTGAACAGCACTCTTCCGCCAACTGTGTGACGCAGTCCAGCGAGATCAGCATCATGGGTTTTTTCCATGGATACCTGGAATAGATGCTTACGTCCGATTGACGGTGTAAAGGTCGAGCAGACGAGCGCATTGTATGAATCCAGTGAGGTAGCAGCCAGAATCGACTCATAAGGTGTCATATCCAGTCTGTACTCAGTCTGTTCAGATAAAAGCTCTCCGTGGAATGTTGGTACCCCTCTTTGTCTTGCAGGAGCAAGGTTACGCCAGGTTGAATCTACCAGAATCACAGGCACTTTCATTTCATGAAGTGTATGGGTCAGGCCTCTTGTAAATGCATTACCGCCAACCACAATGACACCAGGCCCTTCATCATTGGCAAGCTTAAGCTTTTTCGCAACCAAGCCAATTGAAAAGCCGTGTGCGACAACCGTTGAGAAAACGAGCGCAAATGTCAGTGCAGTCAGGATTTCAGCATCCTCAAAGCCTGTATCCAGCAGAACGGATGCGAAATAGCCTGAAACGGTCAGTGCGACAATTCCACGTGGTGCAATCCATCCGACAAGCGTTCTTTCCTGCCAGGACAGATCAGTTCCAATTGTGGAAAGCCAAATGGAGAGCGGTCTCACGATTAGTAGCATCAGAACGACGTAACCGATAATTCTCAGGTTAAAGATCTCAAGTAACGTTTCCACCTGAAGAGAAGCCGTCAGCATAATAAAAATCGTTGAGATCAGAAGAACTGATATATTTTCCTTAAAATGACGCATATCCCCAATAGAAGAGATATGCATATTCGCCATTGTCATCCCCATTGCTGTAACCGACAGCAGGCCTGTCTCATGCATGACTTCATCTGCTACACTGAAACAAAACAGTACCACTGCGAATAAAACAGGTGACTTTAGAAATTCAGGAATATATCCCTTTTCAAACATCCATCCCATCCCGCGTCCAAGCACCCAGCCGAGTACTGTGGCAAATGCAGCAGCGCCAAAGAATAGCAGCAGGCTCGTAAATGTAACTTCTTCATCGACAAAGAACAGGATAATCTGGAATGCAAATAAAGCAAGCAGGACACCAAGCGGATCAACAATAATCCCTTCCCATTTCAATATTTTTGCAGGGCGGGGTTTAAGCTTGGCCTGTCTTAGTAGCGGTAAAATAACGGTTGGTCCGGTTACGATAAACAGTCCACCGATAACGAAAGCAACCGGCAAGGACAATCCTGCTATGTAATGCGCTGTTAATGAACCGAGAATCCAGGCGATAAATGCCCCGAAAGTGACGATTCTGAATACAGGCTTTCCGAGATCACGAATCTCCCGAAAATCCAGCTGAAGACTTCCTTCAAATAAGATAATAGCAACCGCCATTGAAATAATTGGACCGTATAAATCCCCAAACTCCTGTTCAGGGTTAATAAATCCAAGTACTGGCCCTACAATTATACCGGCAACTGACATCACAACAATTGCAGGAAGCCGGATGCGCCATGAGAGCCACTGTGAAAGGATTCCTAAAAAGACGACAAGCATCGCCGTAAATAACAGAGAATTAAACAACTCCGTGACACCACCTTTACGTTCAAACTGATATGCCTAATACTTTACCAGTTATCACTTCTGATAAGAAGAATTAAGCTTTTGTTTCTCTTCTTTTTGTATTTTCAATTTCACCTGATTGATAGATTGCAAGCGTCGGGAATCGCTCGTCCAGTGCTTTTTCAGTCATTGCCAGTGCAAGCTGGGATGCCCTGATGCCTTTATACGTTTTCAGCGGACCGATCATTGCCCAGCCTGCAAAAGTCATGGCTCTTTCGGCTACTGATTCCTTCACGCCGTATTCAACTGGATCTGTCAATAAAATAGAAGGACGGAAAATATGCAAAGAGGGAAAGGCAAGCCTTTGAAGCTGCTGCTCGTATTTTCCATAACGACGGTTAAGCCTCAGCACTGACCGGGCGTCTGCACCCATGGAAGATATAACGAGATATTGTGAAGCATTACTGTGTTTCACTGCTGAAGCAAGCTTTAGCGGATCGAACCAGTCGTCATCTGCAGAGGGCTGAATGCAGCAGAACACGTCATCCACAACGCCAAAGTGGGCTGCTTCAATGTATCTGAAATCAATGATCCGTTCTGATATTTTTTCGTGCGTGTATGATGTATGAGATTCAGATAAAATAATAACTTCATCATATATTTTGCGTGAACATAACTCTTTTATCAGCTCAGCGCCGGTTGCTGTATGGGAGCCGATGACTGCTGCGGTTCTTGATCTCATCCTGTCCACCGCCTTTACCAATATATCGACAGTTATCTCGATTTCTAAACAATTCAGGCAGTGGGGATGTGTTCGATGAATCTAAAAAAGCTATGTGTCAAGCGCGCAACACATAGCTTTCAAGATAAGGCATTTTATTGATCCAGCAGCTTTACACTGACCTTTACATCAAGCTCCTGCTCGCCGCCGCGGTATACACCCTGCAGCGGGCTGACGTCAGCATAATCACGGCCGACGCCGACTCTGATATGATTCTCGAGTGCTTCTACATTATTAGTCGGATCAAGGCCAACCCATCCAATACCCGGCACCATCACTTCAACCCAGGCATGTGTTGCCGCATCGCCGACAAGTGCGGAATCCTCTCCTACATAGAGGTAACCGCTGATATACCTGGCTGGAATGTTGTGTGCTCTCAGCAGACCGATCATCACGTGGGCATAATCCTGACATACCCCTTTGCAACCTTCAATTGATTCTATTGCTTTTGTATTTACATCTGTTGCCTGAGGATCATAAGTGAACAAATCATACACATATTTCATCAGGTCCAGTGAGAATCTGACAGGGTTCTCAGTGTTACCAATTTCATTAATCACTTTATTGACCTGGTCCTGATTAACAAATGTGTACATTGTCTGATTCAAAAACGGTAAATACTGCTGTCTGAAGATTTTCGAATGAAAGATTGATTTCATTTCAGGTGAATAATCAATCCGTTCAATAAACGGACTGCGTTGAATGCTGATCGTTGAGATCGTCTTCACTTCAAGTGACTGATGCATTTCAGCAATGAAGAAGGACTCAACATTATTACCCCAGATATCGGAGTACTCCTTAGTCAGTGCAGCCGGCGTCAGTTCAGTGCGATATGCAAGCAATCGCTGACATTCATCTGTTCTCGGCTTCAATCTGATTTCATTCATGCTTTGATCCACTGTTGTTGAATAGTTAAATGTGTTTGTATGTGTAATTTCGTACTTCATCGGTCGTCCGCTCCCTCGTGTTGTGAGTTTCTCCTCCTGATTCTTACCCTTTCAAGAGGATTTTGACGGTTCGACGAGATAATAAGTCTCAGAAAAAATTCGTCCGATATCATTACACTTATTCTGGAAATCATCCAGGAAAGCGCTGATTCCTTCTTCTTTTAATGATCTGATCTTCTGCTCGTCAAACTCATCAATGATCAAATCCAGCGCCGCATACATTCTCCAGGAATAATGCGAAACGCGTCCACCTTCGAGAGAAATAATCGACTCTCTAATATGGTCTATACAGTATTGAATTGCCCTAGGAAATGAAAAGTCTGATATTAGGAATGTCAGCACATCCCTCTCATTCATTCTAGGCGGATACTTTTTTAAATATTCCTCGTATCCATTTACCAGCTGCAGCGCAGATCGCCAGTAGTAATAATTTGTTCCATCCGCTTTTTGCTGATCCGCAGCGGACTGGTCATTTAAAATATTGAGAATGCGGGCTGTTTTCTCTCCGCGTTCAAGCCACTTTGCGATATTGAAAAACCTGTATGGTACACCGCGCGTCATCATGGAATCCACAATTCCGTGTGAGGTCAGCGCAGCGATTTTTACCTTGTTCAAAAAGTGCTGGATATCCCTTAATGATCCTTCTGAAATTTTAACCTCAGTCATTTCGAGGTAAAGGTTATTCCAGACTTCAAATAAATCGTTTGGAATAATGTCACGGGTTGTTCTTGCGTTTTCACGCGCAAATTTAATACAGC
This region of Jeotgalibacillus malaysiensis genomic DNA includes:
- a CDS encoding acyl-CoA dehydrogenase; this translates as MYDFTKTDAQKRMLADLNRLIPSFKKREHLLDEPNAYPEENIKELIDHGYSTLTLPKEFGGQGEGLYELVLGQEAIAKGSGATALSIGWHTGTLLEFSERRHWKKEAADFILEKIKNGAIVNTAATEKGAGSPARGALPKTTAVKTASGWEITGEKSYTSLAPMLDYIFVTAVIAGTEQVGTFIIPGDAKGVSIRESWDSIGMHGTASHDLVMNQVEVPERYLLKDGKEADAKPPMSWLLHIPACYIGIAGAALEDATAFATAYEPASLGEPIGSLPNVQEKLGDLQVKLLSARQVLYHTAEAYERAANKEDVRVLLSSAKVHVTNAAIDIVEKSMRIVGPQSMSAKSPMQRYYRDVRMGLHNPPMEDMVKGQFGKMMVGE
- a CDS encoding transmembrane protein; protein product: MKEGLYMNKREKTLRWSFFLTGLVILGLGITLTIKGQQLGIGPWDVLHVGLFQQFGLTVGTWAILVGALIIGLTVLMTKKPPRIGAILNMLLIGVFIDFFNWLIPEPQSIVGATAILLAGIIVSGYGVGIYVSANLGEGPRDTIMMMIVRKTGWNVSKVRRSIEIVALAIGWLLGGPVGIGTILIAFFTGTIVNLSLPQSQLALTKLLAKDTKPAAYHA
- a CDS encoding general stress protein, yielding MSLFYKEFTNDEEVVNAIGSIKAKGVNEDTIYVVTHDDDRTKRIADNADANTPGGFATKAKNIFSKKGDELRDQFKDLGFTASEAETLEEKLDEGKVIVVVKDAPAGFTV
- a CDS encoding ybaK/ebsC protein, with product MAKGKTNAMRILDAASISYGTTEYDSKDGLTDGVSVAEKVGRKTDEVFKTLVAQGTSKQYYVFVIPVDRELNLKKAAAAAGEKKVEMIPMKSLQHITGYIKGGCSPIGMKKQFPTFIDETANMHQSILVSAGQIGKQIEINPEDLSRITDGAFVILS
- a CDS encoding DNA topoisomerase III, translated to MKKTVVLAEKPSVGRDIARVLNCHKKGNGYLEGDQYIVTWALGHLVTHADPDHYGDQYQSWRLEDLPILPKEMKLVVIKKTGKQFQSVKSQLTRGDVGEIVIATDAGREGELVARWILEKARVNKPVKRLWISSVTDKAIREGFKNLKGGDRYVPLYHSAVARAEADWIVGINATRALTTKFNAQLSSGRVQTPTIAMIAMREEEIKQFKPKKFYGLQAKADGLTLKWTDGKTNQTFDQQKADNLFVKTKGHELVIKDVKKTPKKTYPKPLYDLTELQRDAHKRYHFSAKETLSILQKLYEQHKLVTYPRTDSRFLSSDMTETLADRLKGMKVQPYAPHVVKLLRKPIKAGSFINDAKVSDHHAIIPTEETLRIEKLNDREWKIYSLIAERFLAVLMPPYEYEQTVVTAEIGGETFTAKGNIPIKLGFKELDQSEDEQHAALPDVEKGSRLKVQSVSITTGETQPPARFNEATLLSAMENPKAYMQGEKKELVEKLGETGGLGTVATRADIIEKLFNGFLIEKRGNDIFLTSKGRQLLDLVPEELRSPALTAEWEQKLSAIADGKLQQQAFMSEMTQFSKDVVRSIKNSKAQYKHDNMTGTHCPDCGKLMLEVNGKNGKMLVCQDRECGHRKNIAKKTNARCPKCKKKMDLRGEGDAQTFSCVCGYREKMDAFQKRRKENQKNKAGKQDVKKYMKKQDKEEPVNTALADALKNLKL
- a CDS encoding Na+/H+ antiporter family protein, with translation MFNSLLFTAMLVVFLGILSQWLSWRIRLPAIVVMSVAGIIVGPVLGFINPEQEFGDLYGPIISMAVAIILFEGSLQLDFREIRDLGKPVFRIVTFGAFIAWILGSLTAHYIAGLSLPVAFVIGGLFIVTGPTVILPLLRQAKLKPRPAKILKWEGIIVDPLGVLLALFAFQIILFFVDEEVTFTSLLLFFGAAAFATVLGWVLGRGMGWMFEKGYIPEFLKSPVLFAVVLFCFSVADEVMHETGLLSVTAMGMTMANMHISSIGDMRHFKENISVLLISTIFIMLTASLQVETLLEIFNLRIIGYVVLMLLIVRPLSIWLSTIGTDLSWQERTLVGWIAPRGIVALTVSGYFASVLLDTGFEDAEILTALTFALVFSTVVAHGFSIGLVAKKLKLANDEGPGVIVVGGNAFTRGLTHTLHEMKVPVILVDSTWRNLAPARQRGVPTFHGELLSEQTEYRLDMTPYESILAATSLDSYNALVCSTFTPSIGRKHLFQVSMEKTHDADLAGLRHTVGGRVLFNEKATLQELIRRVDNGHVFRRTQITEQYTYDKYKEEINGDDFLIGVLNKSGHFEPFVKDWEEVINPGDTLIRLTAQTKEVEKVKQKLNGDK